One region of Anaeromyxobacter paludicola genomic DNA includes:
- a CDS encoding hybrid sensor histidine kinase/response regulator, whose amino-acid sequence MSERVPAPEPSRAAAWLGRTPFAARLGLFAVTSYALCRLGLALTPGASRVALFWPAAGLLVAGLLLAERRRSWLPLLLAGSLPIALFNYLAGQGLALVATFAVSNVLLAASSAWLTLRACEGPPRLERTGHVLAFVAAGPVLATGLLEVGPAALLAGGGGPTFTRFWLELWAGSGLGQVAVGGLLLAWAGPRERPGLPARRPLERAGLLTAFAAAAWIVFLAPPSGAHRTEVLLIPVLVWAALRFGLRGATGLGFLVILAALAATVTGHGVFALEAVAHAPSQGALAAQLFCGVVFLTVMVLASVVEDRQRAAAALRESEEDYRLLVENQTDLVVKVDVAGRFLFASPSYCRTFGKTEAELLGRGFMPLVHEDDRVPTARAMEALFRPPWAAYMEQRALTVSGWRWLAWADTAIRDAEGRVVEIVGVGRDVTERREMEERLRQSEKLEAIGRLAGGVAHDFNNQLTGIVNGAEHLRAALAGQGELRAVADRIRDAALRSAGLTRQLLNFARKEPPRAVAVDVNQMVEDVLGLLPHAVDKRIAVRSALADGPARVTGDPDRLHAALLNLALNARDAMPQGGDLTVETRRVDLDAAACAALPFDLEPGPHVQVRVCDTGVGMSPEERAHLFEPFFTTKPVGQGSGLGLAEVYGTVQAHRGAVTVESAVGRGTCVALLLPLAAEQAAAAAAAPARAAAPEPSPALRVLLADDELNVRRSLGLLLRSCGHEVVECAGGAEAVERFRADQGALDLAIVDMMMPDMTGREVVARLREIRPGFPVVVSSGLGAGAEHDALRTEPGVWFLPKPYTSEELESTLLEAAGRRAAS is encoded by the coding sequence ATGTCCGAACGCGTCCCAGCCCCCGAGCCGTCCCGCGCCGCGGCCTGGCTCGGACGGACGCCGTTCGCGGCGCGGCTCGGGCTGTTCGCCGTGACGAGCTACGCCCTGTGCCGGCTCGGGCTGGCGCTCACCCCCGGGGCCTCCCGGGTCGCGCTCTTCTGGCCGGCCGCCGGCCTGCTGGTGGCCGGGCTGCTCCTCGCCGAGCGCCGGCGGTCGTGGCTCCCCCTCCTCCTCGCCGGCAGCCTGCCCATCGCGCTCTTCAACTACCTCGCCGGGCAGGGGCTCGCGCTGGTCGCGACCTTCGCCGTGAGCAACGTCCTGCTCGCGGCCTCGAGCGCCTGGCTCACGCTGCGCGCCTGCGAGGGGCCGCCGCGCCTCGAGCGCACCGGGCACGTGCTCGCGTTCGTCGCCGCCGGCCCGGTGCTCGCGACCGGGCTCCTCGAGGTCGGCCCGGCCGCCCTGCTCGCCGGGGGCGGCGGGCCCACCTTCACCCGGTTCTGGCTCGAGCTCTGGGCCGGCTCCGGGCTGGGGCAGGTCGCGGTGGGCGGGCTCCTCCTCGCCTGGGCGGGGCCGCGCGAGCGGCCCGGCCTCCCGGCGCGACGGCCGCTGGAGCGCGCCGGCCTCCTCACCGCCTTCGCCGCCGCGGCCTGGATCGTCTTCCTGGCGCCGCCCTCCGGGGCGCACCGCACCGAGGTGCTGCTCATCCCGGTGCTGGTCTGGGCGGCCCTGCGCTTCGGGCTGCGGGGCGCCACCGGCCTCGGCTTCCTCGTCATCCTGGCGGCGCTCGCGGCCACCGTGACCGGCCACGGCGTGTTCGCGCTGGAGGCGGTGGCCCACGCGCCGTCGCAGGGGGCGCTCGCGGCCCAGCTCTTCTGCGGGGTGGTCTTCCTCACCGTGATGGTGCTCGCGAGCGTGGTGGAGGACCGGCAGCGGGCGGCCGCGGCGCTGCGCGAGAGCGAGGAGGACTACCGGCTCCTGGTCGAGAACCAGACCGACCTCGTGGTCAAGGTGGACGTCGCCGGCCGGTTCCTCTTCGCGAGCCCGAGCTACTGCCGCACCTTCGGCAAGACCGAGGCGGAGCTGCTCGGCCGCGGCTTCATGCCGCTCGTCCACGAGGACGACCGCGTGCCCACCGCGCGCGCCATGGAGGCGCTCTTCCGTCCGCCGTGGGCCGCCTACATGGAGCAGCGGGCGCTCACGGTGAGCGGCTGGCGCTGGCTCGCCTGGGCCGACACCGCCATCCGCGACGCCGAGGGGCGCGTGGTGGAGATCGTCGGCGTGGGGCGCGACGTGACCGAGCGGCGGGAGATGGAGGAGCGGCTCCGGCAATCGGAGAAGCTCGAGGCCATCGGCCGGCTCGCGGGCGGGGTGGCCCACGACTTCAACAACCAGCTCACCGGCATCGTGAACGGCGCCGAGCACCTCCGGGCCGCGCTCGCCGGCCAGGGGGAGCTCCGCGCCGTGGCCGACCGGATCCGCGACGCGGCGCTCCGCTCGGCCGGCCTCACCCGCCAGCTCCTCAACTTCGCGCGCAAGGAGCCGCCGCGCGCGGTGGCGGTGGACGTGAACCAGATGGTGGAGGACGTCCTCGGGCTGCTGCCGCACGCGGTGGACAAGCGGATCGCGGTGCGGAGCGCGCTCGCGGACGGGCCGGCGCGGGTCACCGGGGATCCCGACCGGCTCCACGCCGCGCTGCTCAACCTCGCGCTCAACGCCCGCGACGCCATGCCGCAGGGCGGCGACCTGACGGTCGAGACCCGGCGGGTGGACCTCGACGCGGCCGCGTGCGCCGCCCTCCCGTTCGACCTCGAGCCGGGCCCGCACGTGCAGGTGCGGGTCTGCGACACCGGCGTGGGCATGAGCCCGGAGGAGCGGGCCCACCTCTTCGAGCCGTTCTTCACGACCAAGCCGGTGGGCCAGGGCTCCGGGCTCGGCCTCGCGGAGGTGTACGGCACAGTGCAGGCGCACCGCGGGGCGGTGACGGTCGAGAGCGCGGTGGGGCGGGGCACCTGCGTGGCGCTCCTCCTGCCGCTCGCCGCCGAGCAGGCCGCCGCAGCCGCCGCAGCCCCGGCGCGCGCCGCGGCCCCCGAGCCCTCCCCGGCGCTCCGGGTGCTGCTCGCCGACGACGAGCTCAACGTGCGCCGGTCGCTCGGGCTGCTGCTCCGGAGCTGCGGCCACGAGGTGGTGGAGTGCGCCGGGGGCGCCGAGGCGGTGGAGCGGTTCCGCGCCGACCAGGGCGCGCTCGACCTCGCCATCGTGGACATGATGATGCCCGACATGACCGGCCGCGAGGTGGTGGCGCGGCTGCGCGAGATCCGCCCCGGCTTCCCGGTGGTGGTCTCCTCCGGCCTCGGCGCCGGCGCCGAGCACGACGCGCTGCGGACCGAGCCGGGCGTCTGGTTCCTGCCGAAGCCCTACACCTCGGAGGAGCTCGAGAGCACGCTCCTCGAGGCGGCCGGGCGCCGCGCCGCGTCCTGA
- a CDS encoding tartrate dehydrogenase — MRTRHQIAVIPGDGIGREVVPAAISVLEAAGRRHGFELAWKEYDWSCERYARTGQMMPEDGLDQLRPSDAIFLGAVGYPGVPDHVSLWGLLLPIRRGFAQYACVRPLKLLPGVTTPLAGRAAKDIDLVVVRENNEGEYSKMGGRIYEGTDDELVIQEAVFTRRGVDRILAYAFELAGRRRGHVTSATKSNGIFHSMPFWDERFALMAARHPGVRTAQYHIDILSAHFVQHPDWFDVVVASNLFGDILSDLGAAIAGSIGVAASGNVNPERTAPSMFEPTHGSAPDIAGKGIANPVAQVWSGAMMLEHLGHPEAARDVERAIEAVLSDPATRTRDLGGRATTREVADALAQALR; from the coding sequence ATGCGCACGCGTCACCAGATCGCGGTCATCCCCGGCGACGGCATCGGCCGCGAGGTGGTGCCGGCCGCCATCTCGGTCCTGGAGGCGGCCGGGCGCCGGCACGGCTTCGAGCTGGCCTGGAAGGAGTACGACTGGAGCTGCGAGCGGTACGCGCGGACCGGCCAGATGATGCCCGAGGACGGCCTCGACCAGCTCCGCCCCTCCGACGCCATCTTCCTCGGCGCGGTCGGCTACCCCGGGGTGCCCGACCACGTCTCGCTCTGGGGGCTGCTGCTGCCCATCCGGCGCGGCTTCGCGCAGTACGCCTGCGTCCGGCCCCTCAAGCTGCTCCCGGGCGTGACCACCCCGCTCGCGGGGCGCGCGGCGAAGGACATCGACCTCGTGGTGGTGCGCGAGAACAACGAGGGCGAGTACTCGAAGATGGGCGGGCGGATCTACGAGGGGACCGACGACGAGCTGGTGATCCAGGAGGCGGTGTTCACCCGCCGCGGCGTGGACCGGATCCTGGCCTACGCCTTCGAGCTGGCGGGGCGCCGGCGCGGGCACGTCACCTCCGCCACCAAGTCGAACGGCATCTTCCACTCCATGCCGTTCTGGGACGAGCGCTTCGCGCTCATGGCGGCGCGCCACCCCGGCGTGCGGACGGCGCAGTACCACATCGACATCCTGAGCGCGCACTTCGTCCAGCACCCGGACTGGTTCGACGTGGTGGTCGCGAGCAACCTCTTCGGCGACATCCTCTCCGACCTCGGCGCCGCCATCGCCGGCAGCATCGGCGTGGCCGCCTCCGGCAACGTGAACCCCGAGCGGACCGCGCCCTCGATGTTCGAGCCGACGCACGGCTCGGCCCCCGACATCGCCGGCAAGGGGATCGCCAATCCGGTGGCGCAGGTCTGGTCGGGCGCCATGATGCTCGAGCACCTGGGCCACCCGGAGGCGGCCCGGGACGTGGAGCGCGCGATCGAGGCCGTCCTCTCGGATCCGGCGACGCGGACCCGCGATCTGGGCGGGCGCGCCACCACCCGGGAGGTCGCGGACGCCCTCGCCCAGGCGCTCCGCTGA
- a CDS encoding YceI family protein: MPGALLSLLLAAALPAGSFSVDAPASEVRYTIVHKLHQVHGVSREAEARAVVKEDGTVQAMARVPVVSFRSGDGNRDEHMLEAMEAGKFPFVVFKGIAHLGPSRELPAGPVPFEGEVELHGVTTPLQVPLTLAPQPDGSVRATGAFEVSLDAHHVQRPSLLFVKIEDGCRVELDLRMRGGR, translated from the coding sequence ATGCCCGGCGCGCTCCTGTCCCTGCTCCTCGCCGCCGCCCTGCCGGCCGGCTCCTTCTCGGTGGACGCCCCGGCGAGCGAGGTCCGCTACACCATCGTCCACAAGCTCCACCAGGTCCACGGCGTCTCGCGCGAGGCGGAGGCCCGGGCGGTGGTGAAGGAGGACGGCACCGTCCAGGCCATGGCGCGCGTGCCGGTGGTCTCCTTCCGCTCCGGGGACGGCAACCGCGACGAGCACATGCTGGAGGCGATGGAGGCGGGCAAGTTCCCCTTCGTCGTGTTCAAGGGGATCGCGCACCTCGGCCCCTCGCGCGAGCTGCCGGCGGGACCGGTGCCGTTCGAGGGCGAGGTCGAGCTGCACGGGGTGACGACGCCGCTCCAGGTGCCGCTCACGCTCGCGCCGCAGCCCGACGGGAGCGTCCGCGCCACCGGCGCGTTCGAGGTGAGCCTCGACGCGCACCACGTGCAGCGCCCGTCGCTGCTCTTCGTGAAGATCGAGGACGGCTGCCGCGTCGAGCTCGACCTGCGCATGCGGGGTGGGCGGTGA
- a CDS encoding HAD family hydrolase: MTEPTRAHAWALLCEFTKTQPLRRHALSVEASMRALARRAGVGDPAELEAWGVVGMIHDFDYERFPTAADHVWRGMEILRERGWPERIVRGVGAHASYSDVVPESPLERAIVAADELSGFVGACALVRPSRSVRDLPPESVLKKMKDKAFARAVDRGELKRGAELVGLPLPELVTLVIAAQAPIADLLGVGGAPAPDLEDAPVPPEPPAP, encoded by the coding sequence ATGACCGAGCCCACCCGCGCCCACGCCTGGGCGCTCCTCTGCGAGTTCACGAAGACCCAGCCGCTCCGGCGCCACGCCCTGTCGGTCGAGGCCAGCATGCGCGCCCTCGCCCGCCGCGCCGGGGTGGGCGATCCCGCGGAGCTCGAGGCCTGGGGCGTGGTCGGGATGATCCACGACTTCGACTACGAGCGGTTCCCCACCGCCGCCGACCACGTCTGGCGGGGGATGGAGATCCTGCGGGAGCGCGGCTGGCCGGAGCGGATCGTCCGCGGCGTGGGGGCGCACGCGAGCTACAGCGACGTCGTCCCCGAGTCGCCGCTCGAGCGCGCCATCGTGGCGGCCGACGAGCTCTCCGGCTTCGTCGGGGCCTGCGCGCTGGTGCGGCCGTCGCGGAGCGTCCGCGACCTGCCGCCCGAGTCGGTGCTGAAGAAGATGAAGGACAAGGCCTTTGCCCGCGCGGTGGACCGGGGCGAGCTGAAGCGCGGGGCCGAGCTGGTGGGGCTGCCGCTCCCGGAGCTGGTCACGCTGGTGATCGCGGCCCAGGCGCCCATCGCCGACCTCCTCGGCGTGGGGGGCGCGCCCGCGCCCGACCTCGAGGACGCGCCGGTGCCGCCGGAGCCGCCCGCGCCCTGA
- a CDS encoding rhodanese-like domain-containing protein gives MRIRPQTTRLALLTLSLLAGSARAAAPAQGPVAGVAPGLVDGPTAHRLVASGVKVVDVRTPAEYAAGHVPGALNIPHDQMAARHAEIGPPSTPVLLYCRTGHRTRIAAEALREKGFTTLYDLQAYDRWTASEPKR, from the coding sequence ATGCGGATCCGACCCCAGACCACGCGGCTGGCGCTCCTCACCCTCTCCCTGCTGGCCGGCTCCGCCCGCGCCGCGGCTCCGGCGCAGGGGCCGGTGGCCGGCGTCGCGCCCGGGCTCGTGGACGGCCCGACCGCGCACCGGCTCGTCGCGAGCGGGGTAAAGGTGGTGGACGTGCGGACGCCGGCCGAGTACGCGGCCGGGCACGTGCCGGGCGCGCTCAACATCCCGCACGACCAGATGGCGGCGCGCCACGCCGAGATCGGCCCGCCCTCCACGCCGGTGCTGCTCTACTGCCGGACCGGCCACCGCACCCGCATCGCCGCCGAGGCCCTGCGCGAGAAGGGCTTCACGACCCTCTACGACCTGCAGGCCTACGATCGCTGGACCGCGTCCGAGCCGAAGCGCTAG
- a CDS encoding TIGR04282 family arsenosugar biosynthesis glycosyltransferase, translating to MAEPPATARRATAAILAKAPIPGFAKTRLIPRLGPEGAAALHALLLERTARAVLAAGFDEAALWCAPDRHAPGLDAVRRLPGLALRDQPEGDLGARMRAAFEAHLAAGPVVLVGTDCPALGPAELAAARGALWDGAEVVLVPAEDGGYAAIGLSRLHPSLFDGVPWGSSAVLAETRARIARLGWRCRELPPERDVDLPEDLEWLLASGRLTAEERARLARHL from the coding sequence ATGGCTGAGCCACCCGCCACGGCGCGCCGCGCGACGGCGGCGATCCTGGCGAAGGCGCCCATCCCGGGCTTCGCCAAGACCCGGCTCATCCCGCGCCTCGGCCCCGAGGGCGCGGCCGCGCTGCACGCGCTCCTGCTCGAGCGCACGGCCCGGGCCGTCCTCGCCGCCGGCTTCGACGAGGCGGCGCTCTGGTGCGCGCCGGACCGTCACGCGCCGGGGCTCGACGCCGTGCGCCGCCTGCCCGGGCTCGCGCTCCGCGACCAGCCCGAGGGCGACCTCGGCGCGCGGATGCGGGCCGCGTTCGAGGCGCACCTCGCCGCCGGTCCGGTGGTGCTGGTGGGGACCGACTGCCCGGCGCTCGGCCCGGCGGAGCTGGCCGCCGCGCGCGGGGCCCTGTGGGACGGCGCCGAGGTGGTCCTCGTGCCGGCCGAGGACGGCGGCTACGCGGCCATCGGGCTCTCGCGGCTCCACCCGTCGCTCTTCGACGGCGTGCCCTGGGGCAGCTCGGCGGTGCTCGCCGAGACCCGCGCCCGCATCGCCCGCCTCGGCTGGCGCTGCCGCGAGCTTCCCCCGGAGCGGGACGTGGACCTCCCCGAGGACCTCGAGTGGCTGCTCGCGAGCGGGCGGCTCACGGCCGAGGAGCGGGCGCGGCTGGCGCGGCATCTCTGA
- a CDS encoding TIGR04283 family arsenosugar biosynthesis glycosyltransferase codes for MAPVLSIVVPTLDEAAGIAAHLAPLQPLRAEGCEVIVVDGGSRDGTPALARPLADAVLSAPRGRGPQLNAGAAAARADLLLFLHADTRLPPGAVAAVRAALAGGRRDWGRFDLAIAGRHPLLPLVARLVSWRSRFTGIATGDQAIFVRRARFEAAGRFPEIPLMEDLALSAALRRAGRPACLRERVVTSGRRWESRGVLRTVLLMWWLRFLFWAGRDPADLARRYG; via the coding sequence ATGGCGCCGGTCCTCTCCATCGTCGTCCCGACGCTCGACGAGGCGGCCGGGATCGCCGCCCACCTGGCGCCGCTCCAGCCGCTGCGGGCGGAGGGGTGCGAGGTGATCGTGGTGGACGGCGGCAGCCGCGACGGCACCCCCGCGCTCGCCCGGCCGCTCGCCGACGCGGTGCTCTCGGCGCCGCGGGGCCGCGGGCCGCAGCTCAACGCCGGGGCGGCGGCGGCGCGGGCCGACCTGCTCCTCTTCCTGCACGCCGACACCCGGCTCCCGCCCGGCGCGGTGGCCGCCGTCCGCGCCGCGCTCGCCGGCGGCCGCCGCGACTGGGGGCGGTTCGACCTCGCGATCGCCGGGCGCCACCCGCTCCTGCCGCTCGTGGCGCGGCTCGTGAGCTGGCGCTCGCGCTTCACCGGGATCGCCACCGGCGACCAGGCCATCTTCGTGCGGCGGGCCCGGTTCGAGGCCGCCGGGCGCTTCCCCGAGATCCCGCTCATGGAGGATCTGGCGCTCTCGGCGGCGCTGCGCCGCGCCGGGCGCCCGGCCTGCCTGCGCGAGCGGGTCGTCACCTCGGGCCGCCGCTGGGAGTCGCGCGGCGTGCTCCGCACCGTCCTGCTCATGTGGTGGCTGCGGTTCCTCTTCTGGGCCGGGCGCGACCCGGCCGACCTGGCGCGGCGCTATGGCTGA
- a CDS encoding TVP38/TMEM64 family protein, with translation MRLGGGRAGAAAALGVLALGAGAYLVPPVRAAVDEAVRALSLPDARRAVEAARTWLRGFGPWAPVASAALMVLQAVVAPLPAFVITFANGLLFGWAWGALLSWSSALAGAALCFWLSRALGRPAVERLAGGAAALERADRFFARHGRWAVLLARLLPFVPFDLVSYGAGLTAIGFWPFLAATGLGQLPATLLYSYLGESLTGSVRVLCWGFSLATALLALYWLAGRRALRGAAEARAAPLPGAGRGGGR, from the coding sequence GTGAGGCTCGGCGGCGGACGCGCCGGGGCGGCCGCGGCCCTCGGGGTGCTCGCGCTCGGGGCGGGCGCCTACCTCGTCCCGCCGGTGCGGGCGGCGGTGGACGAGGCGGTCCGCGCCCTCTCCCTCCCGGACGCGCGGCGCGCCGTGGAGGCCGCCCGGACCTGGCTGCGCGGGTTCGGTCCCTGGGCCCCCGTCGCCTCGGCCGCCCTGATGGTGCTGCAGGCGGTCGTCGCGCCGCTGCCGGCCTTCGTCATCACCTTCGCGAACGGGCTCCTCTTCGGGTGGGCCTGGGGCGCGCTCCTCTCCTGGTCGAGCGCCCTCGCCGGCGCGGCGCTCTGCTTCTGGCTCTCGCGCGCGCTCGGGCGGCCGGCGGTGGAGCGGCTCGCCGGCGGGGCCGCGGCGCTGGAGCGGGCCGATCGGTTCTTCGCGCGGCACGGGCGGTGGGCGGTGCTCCTGGCGCGGCTCCTGCCCTTCGTGCCGTTCGACCTCGTGAGCTACGGCGCCGGGCTCACCGCCATCGGCTTCTGGCCGTTCCTCGCGGCGACCGGGCTCGGGCAGCTTCCGGCCACGCTCCTCTACTCGTACCTGGGCGAGAGCCTCACCGGCTCGGTCCGGGTGCTGTGCTGGGGCTTCTCGCTCGCGACCGCGCTCCTGGCGCTCTACTGGCTCGCGGGCCGCCGGGCGCTCCGGGGCGCCGCCGAGGCCCGGGCCGCCCCGCTCCCGGGCGCGGGCCGCGGCGGGGGCCGGTGA
- the arsS gene encoding arsenosugar biosynthesis radical SAM (seleno)protein ArsS (Some members of this family are selenoproteins.), protein MSASEIRADRPFPPLRRERVETLQVNLGYRCNQACLHCHVSAGPSRTEEMPAEVVEDVLQFLEVRRVPVLDVTGGAPELHPGFRALVARARALGAEVIDRCNLTVLEEPGQEELAAFLAAHRVRVVASLPCYSEENVDRQRGRGAYARSIRALRALNRLGYGDRQSGLALDLVYNPLGPSLPPPQAALQRDYERELRARHGIVFDRLLTLANMPVGRFRRALEAEGRLAPYLALLRAAHRDENLDQVMCRRLLSVDWQGFVHDCDFNQLLGIPSAAGGRARPRLGDLLVAPLEGDEIQVGEHCFGCTAGQGSSCSGALAAPPGPPAAAPGSAR, encoded by the coding sequence GTGAGCGCGAGCGAGATCCGGGCCGACCGCCCCTTCCCGCCGCTCCGGCGCGAGCGGGTCGAGACCCTCCAGGTCAACCTCGGCTACCGCTGCAACCAGGCCTGCCTGCACTGCCACGTCTCGGCCGGGCCGAGCCGGACCGAAGAGATGCCGGCGGAGGTGGTGGAGGACGTGCTCCAGTTCCTCGAGGTCCGGCGGGTGCCGGTGCTCGACGTGACCGGCGGCGCGCCGGAGCTGCACCCCGGCTTCCGCGCCCTCGTGGCGCGGGCCCGGGCGCTCGGCGCCGAGGTGATCGACCGCTGCAACCTGACGGTGCTCGAGGAGCCGGGGCAGGAGGAGCTCGCCGCGTTCCTCGCCGCCCACCGGGTCCGCGTGGTCGCCTCGCTCCCCTGCTACTCGGAGGAGAACGTGGACCGGCAGCGCGGGCGCGGCGCCTACGCGCGGTCGATCCGGGCGCTCCGCGCGCTGAACCGGCTCGGCTACGGCGACCGGCAGAGCGGGCTCGCGCTCGACCTCGTCTACAACCCGCTCGGCCCGAGCCTCCCGCCGCCGCAGGCGGCGCTGCAGCGGGACTACGAGCGGGAGCTCCGGGCGCGGCACGGGATCGTCTTCGACCGGCTCCTCACGCTCGCCAACATGCCGGTGGGGCGCTTTCGCCGGGCGCTCGAGGCGGAGGGTCGGCTCGCGCCCTACCTCGCGCTCCTGCGCGCGGCGCACCGCGACGAGAACCTCGACCAGGTGATGTGCCGGCGGCTCCTCAGCGTGGACTGGCAGGGGTTCGTCCACGACTGCGACTTCAACCAGCTGCTCGGGATCCCCAGCGCCGCCGGCGGGCGGGCGCGCCCCCGGCTCGGCGACCTCCTCGTCGCGCCGCTCGAGGGCGACGAGATCCAGGTCGGCGAGCACTGCTTCGGCTGCACCGCCGGGCAGGGCAGCAGCTGCTCCGGCGCCCTCGCCGCGCCTCCGGGCCCGCCGGCCGCCGCGCCGGGGTCGGCCCGGTGA
- a CDS encoding TlpA family protein disulfide reductase, whose product MTGAVGALAALALAAASPGAPAPPAAGDGGAAPLRPWTRGDTPPLAGADLAGRPVSLEALRGRVVLVAFWASWCEPCEAELEELARLRAALAARPFALVTVNFGEGPARVEQFLAAHRLELPVVLDRDQRVAKAWGVGGVPMAFLVDAGGQVRASAFGERDWRAGEPGAALERLLGEAERAARAPRGERRAEAGRPPARSQP is encoded by the coding sequence GTGACGGGAGCGGTGGGCGCCCTGGCGGCCCTGGCGCTCGCCGCCGCCTCGCCCGGCGCGCCCGCCCCGCCCGCCGCGGGCGACGGGGGCGCCGCGCCGCTCCGCCCGTGGACCCGCGGCGACACCCCGCCCCTCGCCGGCGCCGACCTCGCCGGGCGGCCGGTGTCGCTCGAGGCGCTCCGGGGCCGGGTGGTGCTGGTCGCCTTCTGGGCCAGCTGGTGCGAGCCGTGCGAGGCGGAGCTCGAGGAGCTGGCGCGCCTCCGCGCGGCCCTCGCCGCGAGGCCGTTCGCGCTCGTGACCGTGAACTTCGGCGAGGGGCCGGCGCGGGTGGAGCAGTTCCTCGCGGCGCACCGGCTCGAGCTGCCGGTGGTCCTCGATCGCGACCAGCGGGTCGCGAAGGCCTGGGGCGTGGGCGGGGTGCCGATGGCCTTCCTGGTGGACGCGGGCGGCCAGGTGCGCGCCTCGGCCTTCGGCGAGCGCGACTGGCGCGCCGGCGAGCCGGGCGCCGCCCTGGAGCGGCTCCTCGGCGAGGCGGAGCGGGCGGCGCGAGCCCCGCGCGGCGAGCGGCGAGCGGAGGCCGGCCGGCCCCCGGCCCGGAGCCAGCCGTGA
- a CDS encoding transglutaminase-like domain-containing protein: protein MDRRDFLRLTGAVTAGLALPNPLSAARAEAPAGPAPRPSAPPRWRTFEVTTRVEVLKAAGATRVWLPTPLTRDTPFQRSLGNAWKAEGGTVAQWIDPVYGAGVVWAEFPAGAQPVVELTSRFATRDVAVDLSRPGSAPAESPATLARFTAATELLPTDGVVKSTAAEIVKGARGDLEKARAIYAWVVENGYRDPKTRGCGVGDVKFMLENHAMGGKCADLNALFVALARAEGIPARDVYGVRVAPSALGYASLGKAGGVITQAQHCRAEFYLPTHGWVPVDPADVRKVILEEGGGKTPDDPMVVAARQRLFGSWEMNWLALNYAHDLALPGATCGKVGFLMYPQAETGEARLDSLDPANFRYAISARELA from the coding sequence ATGGATCGTCGCGACTTCCTTCGCCTCACCGGCGCCGTGACCGCCGGCCTCGCCCTCCCCAACCCCCTCTCCGCCGCGCGCGCGGAGGCGCCCGCCGGCCCCGCGCCGCGCCCGTCCGCCCCGCCCCGCTGGCGCACCTTCGAGGTCACCACCCGCGTCGAGGTGCTGAAGGCGGCCGGCGCGACCCGCGTCTGGCTCCCCACCCCGCTCACCCGCGACACCCCGTTCCAGCGGTCGCTCGGGAACGCCTGGAAGGCCGAGGGCGGGACCGTGGCGCAGTGGATCGACCCGGTCTACGGCGCCGGCGTGGTCTGGGCCGAGTTCCCCGCGGGCGCGCAGCCGGTGGTCGAGCTCACGAGCCGCTTCGCCACCCGCGACGTGGCGGTGGACCTCTCGCGGCCGGGCAGCGCGCCCGCCGAGAGCCCGGCGACCCTGGCCCGCTTCACCGCGGCGACCGAGCTCCTGCCCACCGACGGCGTGGTGAAGTCCACCGCGGCCGAGATCGTGAAGGGGGCGCGGGGCGACCTCGAGAAGGCGCGGGCCATCTACGCGTGGGTGGTCGAGAACGGCTACCGCGATCCGAAGACCCGCGGCTGCGGCGTGGGCGACGTGAAGTTCATGCTCGAGAACCACGCCATGGGCGGCAAGTGCGCCGACCTCAACGCGCTCTTCGTGGCGCTCGCCCGGGCCGAGGGCATCCCGGCGCGCGACGTGTACGGCGTGCGGGTGGCCCCCTCGGCGCTCGGCTACGCCAGCCTGGGAAAGGCCGGCGGCGTCATCACCCAGGCGCAGCACTGCCGGGCCGAGTTCTACCTGCCGACGCACGGGTGGGTGCCGGTCGATCCGGCCGACGTGCGCAAGGTGATCCTCGAAGAGGGCGGCGGGAAGACGCCGGACGACCCGATGGTGGTCGCCGCCCGCCAGCGGCTGTTCGGCTCGTGGGAGATGAACTGGCTCGCGCTCAACTACGCCCACGACCTCGCGCTGCCGGGCGCGACCTGCGGCAAGGTGGGCTTCCTCATGTACCCGCAGGCGGAGACCGGCGAGGCCCGGCTCGACAGCCTCGACCCGGCGAACTTCCGGTACGCCATCAGCGCCAGGGAGCTCGCGTGA